A single region of the Halobacterium wangiae genome encodes:
- a CDS encoding tyrosine-type recombinase/integrase: MDEPITMSNHGMNPDDIELSRMIERFLNEREDEKSEATIYNNRSHLADFNDWCAENEYTVVGDLDPFVVLDYKNHVKARVQKTTLRGYVSTMREFLRFCNRMDVLGENIVEALEFPQLGPDEGARDTMLDFEAIKEIEAFLDRFEYGQFRHVVFGLLWHTGCRMGALRALDLDDYVPASETKKGVARLKFHHRPEEGTPLKNQGGSERTVNLKPKFATLIEGYIDYHRNDVRDDYGRFPLVTTTHGRPALSTIQGQVYSLTRPCVYTGSCPHGREEAECEATEYDKAPKCPSSVSPHPLRRGSITYHLKNEGWTYEECSLRFNVSVETLKQHYDQTTQGDIADVLADRHFS; this comes from the coding sequence GTGGACGAGCCAATAACCATGTCCAACCACGGAATGAACCCCGACGATATTGAACTGAGCCGGATGATTGAACGCTTCCTTAACGAGAGGGAGGACGAGAAAAGCGAAGCGACCATCTACAACAACCGGAGTCACCTCGCGGACTTCAACGATTGGTGTGCCGAAAATGAGTATACCGTCGTCGGAGACCTCGACCCGTTCGTGGTGCTTGACTACAAGAACCACGTCAAAGCCAGAGTCCAGAAAACGACGCTCCGGGGGTACGTCTCGACCATGCGGGAGTTCCTTCGGTTCTGTAACCGGATGGACGTGCTGGGCGAGAACATCGTGGAGGCATTGGAGTTCCCCCAGCTCGGTCCCGACGAGGGGGCGCGCGATACAATGTTGGACTTCGAGGCCATCAAGGAGATAGAGGCGTTCCTCGACCGCTTCGAGTACGGGCAGTTCCGGCACGTCGTGTTCGGGCTGCTCTGGCATACTGGGTGCCGAATGGGGGCGCTGCGGGCGCTCGATTTGGACGACTACGTGCCAGCGTCGGAAACCAAGAAGGGGGTTGCCCGACTCAAGTTCCATCACCGGCCAGAAGAAGGCACACCGCTGAAGAACCAAGGCGGCAGTGAGCGGACGGTGAACCTCAAGCCGAAGTTTGCCACGCTGATTGAAGGGTACATCGACTACCACCGCAATGACGTTCGTGACGACTACGGGCGCTTCCCGCTGGTTACGACGACCCACGGTCGGCCCGCGCTGTCAACGATTCAGGGCCAAGTCTACTCCCTGACTCGGCCCTGCGTCTACACCGGGTCGTGCCCGCACGGGCGGGAAGAAGCCGAGTGTGAGGCGACAGAGTACGATAAGGCCCCGAAGTGTCCATCGTCGGTCTCCCCGCACCCGCTTCGCCGAGGGTCAATCACGTACCACTTGAAGAACGAGGGATGGACGTACGAGGAGTGTTCCCTTCGGTTCAACGTCTCAGTAGAGACCCTGAAGCAGCACTACGACCAGACGACACAGGGAGATATTGCGGACGTGCTGGCGGATAGGCACTTCTCCTAA
- a CDS encoding cob(I)yrinic acid a,c-diamide adenosyltransferase, giving the protein MKIYTRRGDSGETDLRNMDRISKASPRIEAYGTVDELNAVVGTARPTGVDDLDDYLASCQNHLHVLQADFANPDPDEDDPVVREEHVDAVEEWIDACEERLDPLQSFILPGGSESGAKLHQARAVCRRAERRAVAFADHGDGVNETAVAYLNRLSDALFVFARLANKEAGVREESPSY; this is encoded by the coding sequence GTGAAGATCTACACGCGCCGCGGGGACAGCGGCGAGACGGACCTCCGGAACATGGACCGCATCTCCAAGGCCAGTCCGCGCATCGAGGCCTACGGCACCGTCGACGAACTGAACGCCGTCGTGGGAACCGCGCGGCCGACGGGCGTCGACGACCTCGACGACTACCTGGCGTCCTGCCAGAACCACCTCCACGTCCTCCAGGCCGACTTCGCGAACCCCGATCCGGACGAGGACGACCCGGTGGTCCGCGAGGAGCACGTCGACGCGGTCGAGGAGTGGATCGACGCCTGCGAGGAGCGACTCGACCCGCTGCAGTCGTTCATCCTCCCCGGCGGCAGCGAGTCGGGCGCGAAACTCCACCAGGCGCGGGCGGTCTGCCGTCGCGCGGAGCGCCGCGCGGTCGCGTTCGCCGACCACGGGGACGGCGTCAACGAGACGGCCGTCGCGTACCTGAACCGCCTGTCGGACGCGCTGTTCGTGTTCGCGCGGCTGGCGAACAAGGAAGCGGGTGTCCGCGAGGAGTCGCCGTCGTACTGA
- a CDS encoding glutaredoxin family protein — MALTLYALDGCPYCETVSDALDEHGLDYETKWVEALHSERNEVKRVSGQRGVPVLVDEDHGVTMAESENILDYVEVTLA, encoded by the coding sequence ATGGCTCTGACCCTGTACGCCCTCGACGGCTGTCCGTATTGCGAGACGGTCTCGGACGCTCTCGACGAACACGGCCTCGACTACGAGACGAAGTGGGTCGAGGCGCTGCACTCCGAGCGGAACGAGGTCAAGCGCGTGAGCGGTCAGCGCGGGGTGCCGGTGCTCGTCGACGAGGACCACGGCGTGACGATGGCCGAGAGCGAGAACATCCTCGACTACGTCGAGGTGACGCTGGCGTGA
- a CDS encoding tRNA-binding protein, which produces MADSLFETTFRVGEVVAAEPFEEARKPELAKLQVDLGDEVVDSAAQTGYNYAPDELVGRQVLCATDLGTVNIAGYESEVLTVGVPDEDGNPVLVAPDEDVPLGGELY; this is translated from the coding sequence ATGGCAGACAGTCTCTTCGAGACGACGTTCCGCGTCGGCGAGGTCGTCGCCGCCGAACCGTTCGAGGAAGCCCGGAAACCCGAACTCGCGAAACTCCAGGTAGACCTCGGCGACGAGGTCGTCGACTCGGCCGCCCAGACTGGCTACAACTACGCGCCGGACGAACTGGTCGGCCGACAGGTGCTCTGTGCCACGGACCTCGGAACCGTCAACATCGCGGGCTACGAGTCCGAAGTGCTCACGGTCGGCGTCCCCGACGAGGACGGCAACCCCGTGCTCGTCGCGCCCGACGAGGACGTACCGCTCGGCGGCGAACTCTACTGA
- a CDS encoding DUF547 domain-containing protein has product MFAPNADTTAARDLTAASRRLRHAVHNSSDAARLFDSLAALEERVLDRLREDAPAAKAFWLNVHGALAERSRDRAPRDSCLVAGTRLDADHVAHKLLRAGRWKYGFGYLPDPLPGQFARRHRLDDLDPRIHFAVLAARRAPRLVPSFRAANVDEDLADVTARYLDATVVYDDGSDVARVPRVFLWYRGDFGGPDGVRALLADHDVLPEDAKPRLSYVAPTPSAGRDGERRQAPEEPQ; this is encoded by the coding sequence ATGTTCGCGCCGAACGCAGACACCACGGCAGCCCGGGACCTGACAGCGGCGTCGCGTCGGCTGCGCCACGCCGTCCACAACAGTAGCGACGCCGCAAGACTGTTCGACTCGCTGGCGGCCCTCGAGGAGCGCGTCCTCGACCGGCTGAGGGAGGACGCGCCCGCGGCGAAAGCGTTCTGGTTGAACGTCCACGGTGCGCTCGCCGAGCGGTCCCGCGACAGAGCGCCGAGAGACTCCTGTCTCGTCGCCGGCACGCGACTCGACGCGGACCACGTCGCTCACAAGCTGTTGCGGGCCGGCCGCTGGAAGTACGGCTTCGGCTACCTCCCCGATCCGCTCCCGGGGCAGTTCGCGCGCCGCCACCGACTCGACGACCTCGACCCGCGAATCCACTTCGCCGTGCTGGCGGCCCGGCGGGCACCGCGACTGGTTCCGAGCTTCAGAGCGGCGAACGTGGACGAGGACCTGGCGGACGTGACTGCGCGGTACCTCGACGCCACCGTCGTGTACGACGACGGCTCGGACGTCGCGCGCGTCCCTCGCGTGTTCCTCTGGTACAGGGGGGATTTCGGTGGCCCCGACGGCGTTCGAGCGCTTCTAGCGGACCACGACGTGCTCCCCGAGGACGCGAAGCCGCGACTCTCCTACGTCGCCCCTACACCATCGGCGGGCCGCGACGGCGAGCGTCGGCAGGCCCCCGAGGAGCCTCAGTAG